In the Gossypium arboreum isolate Shixiya-1 chromosome 10, ASM2569848v2, whole genome shotgun sequence genome, one interval contains:
- the LOC128282206 gene encoding amino acid transporter AVT6E-like, producing the protein MALPATMKVLGLVLGILDQWLGLVWFECLGDVISSSVRHIGVLDQWLGLVLGIIGTLIVVFVVVCFVVAFIKLIEGKIEAQGGARFWIENGNFGFTSSYPIMTNAYVCHFNVQPIYNELEGDVLTNFDRNLGIRFSTALNYICSSFGSGFPCYSLSSTINCG; encoded by the exons ATGGCTTTACCTGCTACTATGAAGGTTCTGGGGCTTGTTTTAGGGATTCTCGATCAGTGGTTAGGACTGGTTTGGTTCGAATGTCTGGGTGATGTTATATCTAGTTCGGTTCGTCATATTGGGGTTCTCGATCAGTGGTTAGGACTGGTTTTGGGGATCATAGGAA CTCTCATTGTTGTTTTCGTTGTGGTTTGCTTTGTTGTTGCATTCATTAAGCTTATTGAAGGGAAGATAGAGGCTCAAGGAGGAGCCAGATTTTGGATCGAAAATGGCAATTTTGGATTTACTAGTAGTTATCCTATTATGACTAATGCATATGTTtgccatttcaatgttcaacctATATACAATGAGCTCGAAGGTGATGTTTTGACCAATTTTGATAGGAATCTGGGAATTCGTTTTAGCACTGCTTTGAATTATATTTGCTCTTCATTTGGTTCTGGTTTTCCCTGTTATTCACTTTCCTCTACGATAAACTGTGGATAA
- the LOC128281487 gene encoding gamma-interferon-responsive lysosomal thiol protein-like — protein MLVSPSHSSLDNVNDRVTLSLYYETSLCQHCASFISNDLVKVFHTDLHTIINLRLVPWGNVEIHFQHGEEECYLNTIHSCVIHFWPDVKEHLEFIRCTEQQSLKGGPVEAQWKNCSEKLRLNEEIINKCYTSGFGYKLLLQYANETAHLKPPQEYVPWVVVNNQPLRQDFENFVKYVCEAYKGDHKPAACKAQSSGLSPTIHACNIYKWSSSLLICKFVKMHCIIFHYG, from the exons ATGCTTGTTTCTCCCTCCCATTCCTCTTTAGATAATGTTAATGACAGGGTTACTTTGTCACTGTACTATGAAACAAGTTTATGCCAGCATTGTGCCTCCTTTATCTCCAATGACCTTGTCAAGGTCTTCCACACTGACCTACATACCATTATCAATCTAAGATTGGTCCCTTGGGGCAATGTTGAAATCCATTTCCAG catggagaagaagaatgctACTTAAACACTATACATAGCTGTGTCATCCATTTCTGGCCTGATGTG AAAGAGCACTTGGAATTCATTCGCTGCACAGAGCAACAAAGCTTAAAAGGGGGGCCAGTTGAAGCACAGTGGAAAAATTGTAGTGAAAAGCTGAGATTGAATGAGGAGATAATCAACAAATGCTATACTTCTGGATTTGGATATAAG CTTCTGCTGCAATATGCTAACGAGACTGCACATCTGAAGCCACCTCAAGAATATGTGCCATGGGTGGTGGTGAATAATCAGCCACTCAGACAA gactttgaaaattttgtgaaatatGTTTGTGAAGCTTATAAAGGTGATCATAAACCAGCTGCTTGCAAAGCACAATCATCCGGTCTCAGCCCAACCATCCATGCATGTAATATCTATAAATGGAGTAGTTCTCTTTTGatttgtaaatttgtaaaaatgcATTGTATCATTTTTCATTATGGGtag
- the LOC108451600 gene encoding F-box/kelch-repeat protein At3g06240-like translates to MQMPRFAVPEALVTEILSKLPVKSVIRFNCVCKYWCSFQTPRFISKHYHNNIKNNSLIPLLQRFDGNADLAFFSQLSVVKDENFLVKQNIHFPFFIHDSPYVWGARHGLFCLHSSCMEDTEVAIWNPSTREFKILPPSSVQRPTYPGLTCDLVVFDCGAFEFDFKADDYKFIRFVTFLFVDSECGIESPDDVTQVELYSLKCDSWKEIPSPNYRPFNSYLNNNCLDGICYWQTAMGNSPDEKVMILSFDMANEKFSVSPILEFVPFFSKTNSEVLVFNGSVGVLVYSVEGIDKSFDLWVVNGGVWTKQFSIESIPGVVNPLGFWKNDELFLLNTNYEVVLFDPSTQELKVLGINTYLDHHREYVSLFFYAESLVSINGIQEHKDHIIHQLVGDASNIDQVDTKYDDG, encoded by the coding sequence atgCAGATGCCAAGATTTGCAGTGCCAGAAGCTTTGGTGACGGAAATCCTGTCTAAGCTTCCAGTTAAGTCCGTTATTCGTTTCAACTGCGTTTGTAAGTATTGGTGTTCTTTTCAAACTCCTCGTTTCATTTCCAAGCAttatcacaacaacattaaaaacaATAGCCTTATTCCCCTTCTCCAGCGATTTGATGGCAACGCCGATCTCGCTTTTTTCTCTCAACTTTCAGTAGTAAAAGATGAAAACTTTTTAGTAAAACAAAACATTCACTTTCCTTTTTTCATTCACGATTCCCCCTATGTTTGGGGTGCTCGTCATGGATTATTTTGTTTACATAGTTCTTGCATGGAGGATACAGAGGTTGCCATTTGGAACCCATCAACTAGAGAATTTAAAATCCTTCCTCCATCCTCTGTCCAACGACCTACTTACCCAGGCCTTACCTGTGACCTTGTTGTTTTTGACTGCGGTGCTTTCGAGTTTGATTTTAAGGCTGATGACTACAAATTCATACGATTTGTTACTTTTCTTTTTGTTGATAGTGAATGTGGAATTGAAAGTCCTGATGATGTGACCCAAGTTGAGTTGTATTCTCTTAAATGCGATTCTTGGAAGGAAATTCCATCTCCTAATTATAGACCGTTTAATTCATATTTGAATAATAATTGCTTAGATGGAATTTGTTATTGGCAAACAGCAATGGGGAACTCTCCTGATGAAAAAGTAAtgattctttcatttgacatggCTAATGAGAAGTTTTCGGTTTCACCTATCCTTGAATTTGTCCCGTTTTTCTCAAAAACCAATAGTGAAGTATTGGTGTTTAATGGATCAGTTGGTGTTCTTGTTTACTCTGTGGAAGGAATTGACAAGTCTTTTGATTTATGGGTTGTGAATGGAGGAGTATGGACTAAACAATTCAGTATTGAATCTATTCCTGGAGTTGTCAACCCATTGGGGTTttggaaaaatgatgaattgtTTCTTTTAAACACAAATTATGAAGTAGTCTTGTTTGATCCCTCCACCCAAGAGCTTAAGGTGCTTGGGATCAATACTTACCTGGATCATCATCGAGAGTACGTCTCCCTCTTTTTTTATGCTGAGAGCCTGGTTTCAATCAATGGAATACAAGAGCATAAGGATCATATAATACATCAACTAGTTGGAGATGCATCAAATATAGATCAAGTAGATACTAAATATGATGATGGATAG